The DNA region GGGTGGTCAAGATGGCGGGAGAGTTGGACAAGATGGCCGCTGGGTGTCCAAGATGGCCGTGGGGTGGGTCAAGATGGCTGTTGGGTGTCCAAGATGGACGCTGGGTGTCCAAGATGGCCGCTGGGGTATCCAAGATGGCGGGACAGTTGGCCAAGATGGCCGTGGAGTGAGTCAAGATGGTTGTAGGGTGGTCAAGATGGCGAGAGAGTTGGTCAAGATGGCCGCTGGGTGTCCAAGATGGCCGCTGGGGTGTCCAATATGGCTGCTGGGGTGGCCAAGATGGCCGCTGGGGTGTCCAATATGGCCACTGGGGTGTCCAATATGGCTGCTGGGGTGGCCAAGATGGCTGCTGGGGTGCCCAATATGGCCGCTGGGGTGTCCAAGATGGCCGCCGCGTGGCCAATATGGCCGCTGGGGTGTCCAAGATGGCCGCTGGGGTGCCCAAGATGGCCGCCGCGTGGCCAATATGGCCGCTGGGGTGTCCAAGATGGCCGCTGGGGTGCCCAAGATGGCCGCTGGGTGTCCAAGATGGCCGCTGGGGTGTCCAAGATGGCCGCCGCGTGGCCAAGATGGCCGCTGGGGTGTCCAAGATGGCCGCAGGGTGAGGGCGTGGCCCCTCCCTTTCAGCCAATCCCCTTTAGCcccgcctcttcctcctccctagACCCGCCCCGAGCGGCCATCTTGGAGCCCCTCACGCCCCTCCCAGCCCTGGCCGCTTCCCGCGTCACCTTACGCTGCCGCCTCGGCCCCGCCCACCCTCCCGCCGCCATCCAATGGCAACGCGACGAACGCTGGGAGGCCCCGCCCTTTGGCCACACCCTCAGCTTCGACGCCGACCCCTCCCGCGCCGGCCGCTATCGCTGCATTGGCCGAAATCCCGCCGGCTCCGCCTTCTCCCCGCCCCTTTCCGTCGTCGTCTGGTGTGAGTGGCGGTTTCCagtcccccccccaaccccaaccaATGGCGGCGGTTTCGAGGGGGCCCCCGGGGGCAGTTtcaagtgcccccccccccgccctgatGATTTCCGCTCCCCAAAATGGCGGCTTCGAGGCCCCGCCCCAAATGACGGTTTCAAGCCCCCCCCAGAGCCTTTAAACCCACCCCAAGCCCTAAATGACGGTTTCaaggccccccccggccccccaacaGCAATCTCTCTCCCGCCCAAGCCCCCATCACCCTCAAACGACAGTTTCAAGCCCCCCCACCCTTTTTTAACCCCTCGATATCAGTTTCaagcccccccaagcccctccccagctcccattaccctcaaacgacagtttcaagcccccccacacccccttttAACCCCTTTTTCCTCCAAATACAGGTTTCAAACCCCCCCAACAGCAATTTCTCTCCCCCCCAAGCCCCCATCACCCTCAAACGACAGTTTcaagcccccccacacccccttttaacccctttttcccccaaatatgAGTTTCAAGGCCCCCCCTAAcgtcgttttttttttttttttccttccccagacCCCCCCAAGGTCGTTCAGGTGTTGCAGATTCCGGGGGGGCCCGTAGTGGCCGGGGGGGGCCCGATTCGACTTCAGTGTCGGGTGGGGGCGTCGGAACCGCCCAAATTCAAGGTCACGTGGTTTAAAAACGGGCGGGAACTTCCTGACTCCGCCCCCACCCTGGTGCTGCCGGGTCCCGAACCCGCCGACGGCGCCGCGTACGTCTGCCAGGCCCGGAACGAAGCGGGGGGCACCCGCAGCCCCCCCCTCAACCTCGACGTCCGCTGTGAGTCGCACCCCGAAAttatcgcccccccccccccgaaatctACCCttgggggggcagccccgggaatttagggacacccccccccaaaaaaaaaaaaaacggggggTCTGGGGGGCAACAAAAAAAATGGGGGTcgcgggggttggggggggcacgAAAaaatggggttgggggggtctggggaccccaaaaaaggggttgggggggttggggggcacaAAAATGAGTCAGGGTTGTTGGGGGGCCCCAAAAATGGGGTGTTGGGTgtgggggggccccaaaaatggGGTCACGGGTTTGGGGGGGCTCCAAAATCTGGGTcgcgggggttgggggggcacaAAAATGtgttgggggggtctgggggaccccaaaaaatGGGTCGCGGGGGTTGGGGGGCCCCAAAAATTGGGGTcatgggggttgggggggcccaAAAATGtgttgggggggtctggggaccccaaaaaaggggttgggggggttgggggggcccaAAAAAGGGGTTGGGGGGtctggggaccccaaaaatgAGTCAGGGTTGTTGGGGGGCCCCAAAAATGGGGTGTTGGGTgtgggggggccccaaaaatggGGTCACGGGTTTGGGGGGGCTCCAAAATCTGGGTcgcgggggttgggggggcacaAAAATTGGGGTcacgggggttgggggggcccaAAAATGtgttgggggggtctggggacCCCAAAAAAGGGGTCGCGGGGGTTGGGGGGCCCCAAAAATGGGGTGTTGGGTGTGGGGGGGCCCAAAAATGGGGTCACGGGTGTTGGGGGGGCCCAAaaaaggggttgggggggtctggggaccccaaaaatgggtcaggggggttggggggcccCAAAAATCGGGGTCACGGGTGtcgggggggccccaaaaaattGATCCCGTGTGTcgggggacccccccaaaaaaatgaagttggaaggggggggggggtctggggacCCCCCAAAACTGGGACCCACACCTCtcggggggcccccccccccccccccccggacccctcCTTgctccccatttcccccccccaaaaaaaaaaaaaaaaaaaaaaaaattgaagccgCACCTCCAAAAAAAAAACTTCCCAGATCGTTGCGGACTCCCCCAAAAATAAGGGGGGGgtcccccaaaatatttttttttttttttttacaccccccccccccaaaaaagtcgCCCCCCAGGGGGTGGAGCTGGTGCCGTCGCCGAGCGCCCGCGTGACGGAAGGAACCAACGTCACCTTGAGGTGTCGCGTCAcctcccgtcccccccccaaaaccttcGAGTGGTTGAGGGGGGGCGGGCGTCAACTTTTGGGGTTCAGCCCCGAGGGATTGTGGGTCATGACCCTGGTGACCCCTAAAGAATCGGGGCGCTACCGCTGCCGCGTCACCAACGACGTCGGCACCGTCGATTCCGTCGACGTCGACGTCGTCGTCTACCGTAAGACCCTTCcggaaatattatttttttttttttttaaggagtggGGGGGGTCAACCCTCAATATATGTGtgtgggggggcccccccaaataTTAGCGTCACCCCAAaatttgattttttccccccaagactCCCCCGCCGCCATCCTCCGGAAGACTTTCTTGGGTCTTGGCGTTGCGTTGACCATCGTCTTGACGTTGGGCGTCTTTGGGCGCTTCTTGAGTCGCCGGTGAGGATGATGGGATGTGTGGGGCTGTTCCGGtggcccccccttttttttttttaattaaaaaattaatttttgggggggggacaaACCTCCCCGACCCCCCAAAAATTTGAGGTGGAAGAGGCAGGTGGCGGCGGACGAAGAACCTGTGGTCGAACCGTCGCGGAGTTTCTTCCTCTGCAATAAAAAGGTGACAAAAAAatggggggcggggggtcccCTAAAAAATTGGGGGGgtcccccaccctttttttttttttttttttaattatttttatctccCTAGCCCCAAATATCCGGGTCCCCCCaaccccgccgcggccccggggagAGCGACGCCGTCGGTGACGCGTCGTTGTTGTCACCTCGGGGGTCTCGTTCTGTCCCCAggtaaaccccccccccccccccccagcaccccaaaaccccccaaaagccCAGAGGGGACCCCCTTGGGGCACCCCGCCCCCACGCTTTTGTCACAGCGCCCCCCCcggtgtcgtgtccccccccccccaaggctgCAAGGGGACGCCGTCGTCTACACGGTGCTCAGGAGGAACGAGGGGGCCGCCAAGGTAACGGGGtgtccccaaaatgtccccaatgtccccccaagtccccccaatgtcccccaatgtccccaatgtcccaaatgtccccccaatgtccccccaatgcccGCCAATGTCCCCCAATatccccaaaatgtccccaaaatgtcccccaatgtgtccccaatgtccccaatgtcctcaatgtccccaatgtcccccaatgtccccccaatgtcccccaatgtcctcaatgtccccaatgtcccccaatgcccccccaatgtccccccaatgcccccccaatgccccccaatgccccccaatgtcccccaatgtccccaatgtccccaatgtccccccaatgtccccccaatgccccccagtgtcccccaatgtccccaatgtccccaatgtccccccaatgtccccccaatgtccccccaatgtcccccaatgtccccaatgtccccccaatgtccccccaatgcccccaatgccccccaatgccccccaatgtcccccaatgtccccaatgtccccaatgtcccccaatgtccccccaatgtccccccaatgtcccccaatgtccccaatgtccccccaatgtccccccaatgccccccaatgccccccaatgccccccaatgtccccccaatgccccccagtgtcccccaatgtccccaatgtcccccagtgtcccccaatgtccccccaatgtccccccaatatccccaatgtccc from Athene noctua chromosome 33, bAthNoc1.hap1.1, whole genome shotgun sequence includes:
- the CD22 gene encoding B-cell receptor CD22 is translated as MHHVNVTVTDTPPAPHLWPDPAPLTQGLRTTLGCWVPPTCPDDTPTLTWEGPVTKTLGVHLHKWTPPDTVTPFPGLGTALEFEPLWYHDGTPLNCTLRASDGTTIARATRLLQVNYAPRNVLVELKPSSPIQEGGEVTLSCLDSANPPSYAYVWRLGGRVLSHRTAQVVLRPTQATDGGAYTCEATNVVGTTASDPATLEVYYAPRDVRVEATPSSPVHEGWEVTLSCRESSNPRPFAYAWSLGGRGLPHHTAQVRLWPVNATDGGPYACRATNSLGTATSPPTTLEVYYPPRAAILEPLTPLPALAASRVTLRCRLGPAHPPAAIQWQRDERWEAPPFGHTLSFDADPSRAGRYRCIGRNPAGSAFSPPLSVVVWYPPKVVQVLQIPGGPVVAGGGPIRLQCRVGASEPPKFKVTWFKNGRELPDSAPTLVLPGPEPADGAAYVCQARNEAGGTRSPPLNLDVRFAPQGVELVPSPSARVTEGTNVTLRCRVTSRPPPKTFEWLRGGGRQLLGFSPEGLWVMTLVTPKESGRYRCRVTNDVGTVDSVDVDVVVYHSPAAILRKTFLGLGVALTIVLTLGVFGRFLSRRWKRQVAADEEPVVEPSRSFFLCNKKPQISGSPQPRRGPGESDAVGDASLLSPRGSRSVPRLQGDAVVYTVLRRNEGAAKATEGPDYENIPPGPSARDRGGDREGTLVYAALALPSSGPPRGHVGDVGDTVEYAALRR